A region of Streptomyces sp. NBC_01264 DNA encodes the following proteins:
- a CDS encoding MDR family MFS transporter, giving the protein MSTTASLPSTGASAGPSAVPKDVRWVLLGVMLAMLLSMLDNMVVSTAMPTIVGDLGGLEHISWVVTAYTLVTAVTTPVWGKFGDLFGRKPMYLASIAVFILGSALCGTSGSMGELIAYRVVQGIGAGGIGAGAFALIGALVPPRERGKYQGMTASVMAIGTIGGPLLGGFVTGHFDWRWAFYINLPLGLVALVWLWRKLRIPAQRIQAKIDWAGIALLTLSITAIVLAATWAGSTYAWGSWQILSLGATALVGLALFVLVERRVSEPLLPLSVFTGHRNYPLAMVMLLAAGVVMFGAGLYLPLFQQTVQGASATNSGLLMLPMMIPVVIVSTIAGKIMSATGKYKMFPVVGTLFLAAGLGLLATMDAHTSSLLTSLYMVLVGIGLGFTMQMAGTIAQNSVSLRDMGAAMSSVNLFRTLGGSLGVAVFGSLFTRAVEPTLPAGGDTGPGALRNLPAGSKDAYLTAVTDGTGHIFLTAAIVCALAFVAALFVIEVPLKKAGPPAPAATPEKTAVAQAG; this is encoded by the coding sequence ATGTCCACGACTGCCTCCCTCCCCTCCACCGGCGCCTCCGCCGGTCCCTCCGCCGTACCGAAGGACGTGCGCTGGGTCCTGCTCGGCGTCATGCTCGCGATGCTGCTGTCGATGCTCGACAACATGGTCGTCAGTACCGCGATGCCCACGATCGTCGGCGACCTGGGAGGCCTGGAGCACATCTCCTGGGTCGTCACCGCCTACACGCTCGTCACCGCCGTCACCACTCCGGTCTGGGGCAAATTCGGTGATCTCTTCGGCCGCAAGCCCATGTACCTGGCCTCGATCGCCGTCTTCATCCTCGGATCCGCCCTGTGCGGGACCTCCGGCTCGATGGGCGAGCTGATCGCCTACCGCGTCGTACAGGGCATCGGCGCCGGCGGCATCGGCGCGGGCGCCTTCGCGCTGATCGGAGCCCTCGTACCGCCGCGCGAGCGCGGCAAGTACCAGGGCATGACCGCCTCCGTCATGGCGATCGGCACCATCGGCGGACCGCTCCTGGGCGGCTTCGTCACCGGCCACTTCGACTGGCGCTGGGCCTTCTACATCAACCTGCCGCTCGGCCTGGTCGCCCTGGTGTGGCTGTGGCGGAAGCTCCGGATCCCCGCCCAGCGCATCCAGGCGAAGATCGACTGGGCGGGCATCGCCCTGCTGACCCTCTCCATCACCGCGATCGTCCTGGCCGCTACCTGGGCCGGCAGCACCTACGCCTGGGGCTCCTGGCAGATCCTGTCCCTCGGCGCCACCGCACTCGTGGGCCTGGCCCTGTTCGTCCTGGTCGAGAGGCGGGTCAGTGAGCCGCTGCTTCCGCTGAGCGTCTTCACGGGACACCGGAACTACCCGCTCGCGATGGTCATGCTCCTCGCCGCAGGCGTGGTCATGTTCGGCGCGGGCCTCTACCTGCCGCTGTTCCAGCAGACCGTCCAGGGCGCCTCGGCCACCAACTCCGGGCTGCTGATGCTCCCGATGATGATCCCCGTCGTGATCGTCTCGACCATCGCGGGGAAGATCATGTCCGCCACCGGGAAGTACAAGATGTTCCCCGTCGTCGGCACCCTGTTCCTGGCCGCCGGCCTCGGCCTGCTGGCCACCATGGACGCCCACACCTCATCCCTGCTGACCAGCCTCTACATGGTCCTCGTCGGCATCGGCCTCGGCTTCACGATGCAGATGGCCGGCACCATCGCCCAGAACAGCGTGTCCCTGCGCGACATGGGCGCGGCCATGAGCTCGGTCAACCTCTTCCGCACCCTGGGCGGTTCGCTCGGCGTCGCCGTCTTCGGCTCGCTGTTCACCCGCGCCGTCGAGCCCACCCTGCCGGCCGGCGGGGACACCGGCCCGGGCGCCCTGCGGAACCTGCCCGCCGGATCCAAGGACGCCTACCTCACCGCGGTGACGGACGGCACCGGCCACATCTTCCTCACCGCCGCGATCGTCTGCGCCCTCGCCTTCGTCGCCGCGCTCTTCGTCATCGAAGTCCCGCTGAAGAAGGCCGGCCCGCCCGCACCCGCGGCCACTCCCGAGAAGACCGCCGTAGCCCAGGCCGGCTGA
- a CDS encoding alpha-L-fucosidase — MAMQKWFTDAKLGIFIHWGIYAVDGVAESWSFYDGQVSHERYMKQLDGFTASAYDPKAWAELFATSGARYAVLTARHHDGVCLWDSAASGLTVVKRTPAGRDLLTGYTEALRERGLKVGLYYSHSDWNHPDYASIVHTDPPNEDVRTHPLVAPPEGREDPVAWQRYLDYRNAQVRELVDAHRPDLLWFDGEWERSEEQWRMGELAEQILAAGPETILNARMLSYGDYATPEQGLPVEVPDGPWELCLTINDSWGHRHADDNHKSVGQLVRLFTETIGMGGNLLLDVGPKEDGTIPSEQADRLLGLGDWTARHEEAVYGTVAGLPAGHHYGPSTLSADGRTLYLVCFGTPHETVSLRGLRTSVKRVTVLGHGAELGHRVTGGLGDVPGVLWIDAPAAALVDPYATVLAVALDGELDLYRGKGRD; from the coding sequence ATGGCGATGCAGAAGTGGTTCACCGACGCCAAGCTCGGGATCTTCATCCACTGGGGGATCTACGCCGTCGACGGGGTGGCGGAGTCCTGGTCCTTCTACGACGGCCAGGTCTCGCACGAGCGGTACATGAAGCAGCTGGACGGTTTCACCGCCTCCGCCTACGACCCGAAGGCCTGGGCCGAGCTGTTCGCGACATCGGGCGCCCGGTACGCCGTGCTCACCGCGCGCCACCACGACGGGGTCTGCCTCTGGGACTCCGCCGCATCCGGTCTGACGGTCGTCAAGCGCACCCCCGCGGGCCGGGACCTGCTCACCGGCTACACGGAGGCGCTTCGCGAACGGGGGCTCAAGGTCGGCCTGTACTACTCGCACTCCGACTGGAACCACCCCGACTACGCCAGCATCGTGCACACCGACCCGCCCAACGAGGACGTGCGCACCCACCCCCTCGTCGCCCCGCCCGAGGGGCGCGAGGATCCGGTCGCCTGGCAGCGCTACCTGGACTACCGCAACGCCCAGGTACGGGAGCTCGTCGACGCCCACCGGCCGGACCTGCTGTGGTTCGACGGGGAGTGGGAGCGCAGCGAAGAGCAGTGGCGGATGGGCGAGTTGGCCGAGCAGATCCTCGCCGCCGGCCCCGAGACGATCCTGAACGCGCGGATGCTCTCGTACGGGGACTACGCGACGCCCGAGCAGGGGCTGCCCGTGGAGGTTCCGGACGGACCGTGGGAGCTGTGCCTGACGATCAACGACTCGTGGGGCCACCGGCACGCCGACGACAACCACAAGTCGGTGGGTCAGCTGGTGCGGTTGTTCACGGAGACGATCGGGATGGGCGGCAACCTGTTGCTGGACGTCGGCCCCAAGGAGGACGGCACGATCCCGTCCGAACAGGCCGACCGGCTGCTCGGCCTCGGTGACTGGACGGCCCGCCACGAGGAGGCGGTGTACGGCACGGTGGCGGGCCTGCCGGCGGGGCACCACTACGGTCCGAGCACCCTGTCCGCGGACGGCCGGACCTTGTACCTGGTGTGCTTCGGGACCCCGCACGAAACCGTCTCGCTGCGCGGCCTGCGCACCTCGGTGAAGCGGGTGACCGTCCTGGGGCACGGAGCCGAACTCGGGCACCGGGTCACGGGCGGGCTCGGCGACGTACCGGGGGTGCTGTGGATCGACGCTCCGGCGGCCGCCCTCGTGGACCCGTACGCGACCGTCCTGGCCGTCGCACTCGACGGCGAACTGGATCTCTACCGCGGGAAGGGCCGCGACTGA
- a CDS encoding AraC family transcriptional regulator, translated as MLLIHLNEPPRVALAGVGVHGAAVAREVFRLPDLWQLHLYGYAGELVIDGTPHPIRPGHVSLVPPDAPVEFRYLGRSEHLFAHLWLPETGEPSPVPVMQDAGAQASALSELLHNAIAAAPGSPARASAEIWTALWRVVRLPPPVLQGAPHPAVTLAVAHIEAHLARPLAVPDVARAAQVSHNQLTRLFRAETGDTVTAYIRRRRLHRARHLLLESTLSIPAVAASVGIADLQAFNKACRRELGASPRAVRATAASTAAKGAPVPPAV; from the coding sequence GTGCTCTTGATCCATTTGAACGAGCCGCCGAGGGTCGCCCTGGCCGGTGTCGGCGTGCACGGGGCGGCAGTGGCGCGGGAGGTGTTCCGACTCCCGGACCTGTGGCAGCTGCACCTGTACGGGTACGCCGGGGAATTGGTGATCGACGGGACCCCCCACCCCATCCGACCGGGTCATGTCAGCCTCGTACCGCCGGACGCTCCGGTGGAGTTCCGCTACCTGGGCCGGTCCGAGCACCTCTTCGCCCACCTGTGGCTGCCGGAGACCGGCGAGCCCAGCCCGGTGCCCGTGATGCAGGACGCGGGAGCGCAGGCTTCGGCGCTGTCCGAACTGCTCCACAACGCCATCGCGGCCGCACCCGGCTCCCCCGCCCGGGCGTCCGCCGAGATCTGGACGGCGCTCTGGCGGGTGGTCCGGCTGCCACCGCCGGTACTCCAGGGAGCCCCGCACCCGGCCGTCACCCTGGCCGTGGCGCACATCGAGGCACACCTGGCCCGGCCCCTGGCCGTACCGGACGTCGCACGGGCCGCCCAGGTCTCCCACAACCAGCTGACCCGGCTCTTCCGCGCCGAAACGGGCGACACCGTGACCGCCTACATCCGGCGGCGGCGCCTGCACCGGGCCCGGCACCTGCTGCTCGAGTCGACCCTCTCCATCCCCGCGGTCGCCGCGTCGGTCGGCATCGCCGACCTGCAAGCCTTCAACAAGGCCTGCAGGCGCGAACTGGGCGCCTCCCCCCGCGCCGTCCGCGCGACGGCGGCGTCAACCGCCGCCAAGGGGGCGCCCGTTCCGCCCGCGGTTTGA
- a CDS encoding DUF4241 domain-containing protein, with product MVVELGYAQAWDTETRVPWHPISVEEARERDAAGLPYVAVYRTAGREAPLEVRLVSWSDHFVGLWVYDAQGRRTYDLDMRLLDDPTRLLRRYAVRRHYPGPEMPEFDQACPRITVELFPDGRGRRTEQPQGERGRTYATVPRCRDDERWADRPAFGRWPLLSAQVHGLTESSVLEIMEPSVLEITESAAVSATAADGSGPAPATCWRPPRPARPGPIDELFRPGVRVTDGYHPEMTIVEPRRTGTLRVPSGLLAVSGPDIDHEDGPHITVPVPPGEYVLEESRARHAYHCEWEGSEVTHTDTLAVRLLVGEAPAATWEMALRPGDDLRLFIEDQISGFDTDGATGCFADAGAWEPLLALFEKGLVQGDPDLDPDSYEDISDSMYILRTRDRATGAELAAFATTGDGTYPVWVGRCEAGEVVAVVVLVEGMPELLPDGGTAAGS from the coding sequence ATGGTGGTCGAATTGGGGTACGCGCAGGCGTGGGACACGGAGACTCGCGTCCCATGGCATCCGATATCCGTGGAGGAGGCCCGTGAGCGGGATGCCGCCGGGCTTCCGTACGTGGCCGTGTACCGGACCGCGGGCCGGGAGGCTCCGCTGGAGGTCCGGCTCGTTTCCTGGAGCGATCACTTCGTCGGGCTGTGGGTCTACGACGCGCAGGGCCGCCGTACCTACGACCTGGACATGCGGCTGCTGGACGACCCGACACGGCTGCTGCGCCGCTACGCCGTCCGCCGGCACTATCCCGGCCCCGAGATGCCGGAGTTCGATCAGGCGTGCCCGCGCATCACCGTGGAACTCTTCCCCGACGGGAGGGGTCGGCGGACGGAGCAGCCCCAGGGCGAGCGTGGGCGCACCTATGCCACCGTGCCCAGGTGCCGCGATGACGAGCGCTGGGCGGACCGGCCCGCCTTCGGTAGGTGGCCGCTGCTCTCGGCGCAGGTCCACGGGCTCACGGAGTCGTCGGTCCTCGAGATCATGGAACCGTCGGTCCTCGAGATCACCGAGTCGGCCGCGGTATCCGCGACGGCCGCCGACGGCAGCGGACCCGCTCCCGCGACCTGCTGGCGTCCGCCCCGCCCCGCGCGGCCCGGACCGATCGATGAGCTGTTCCGGCCCGGGGTTCGCGTGACCGACGGATACCACCCCGAGATGACGATCGTGGAGCCGCGTCGCACCGGCACCCTGCGCGTACCCAGCGGGCTGCTCGCCGTCTCCGGCCCGGACATCGACCACGAGGACGGCCCGCACATCACGGTTCCCGTCCCGCCCGGCGAGTACGTACTGGAGGAGTCGCGGGCCAGGCACGCCTACCACTGCGAGTGGGAGGGGAGCGAGGTCACACACACCGACACCCTGGCCGTCCGCCTGCTCGTCGGCGAGGCCCCCGCCGCGACCTGGGAGATGGCGCTCAGGCCCGGCGACGACCTCCGGCTGTTCATCGAAGACCAGATCTCCGGCTTCGACACCGACGGCGCCACCGGTTGCTTCGCCGATGCCGGAGCCTGGGAACCGCTCCTCGCGCTCTTCGAGAAGGGGCTGGTCCAAGGAGACCCGGACCTGGACCCGGACTCCTACGAGGACATCAGCGACTCCATGTACATCCTGCGCACCCGGGACCGGGCCACCGGAGCCGAGCTGGCGGCCTTCGCGACGACAGGGGACGGCACCTACCCCGTCTGGGTCGGCCGCTGCGAAGCCGGCGAAGTAGTCGCAGTCGTCGTGCTGGTGGAGGGGATGCCCGAGCTGCTCCCGGACGGCGGAACCGCTGCCGGTTCCTGA
- a CDS encoding extracellular solute-binding protein, whose amino-acid sequence MRRRILGQAATTVVLGLLVPLSGCGASPGSAGDEGTLVVVAAEYGDTPATSSEAFWSKVTDEFTAANPGIKVDVTLLPWADIDREVTERVKDGKAPDIALMGSYSDFAAQGRLYSADELLSVSAEANFLAPLADSGSIGSTLYGLPFVASSRLLFYNEALFAKAGVRAPKTWSELKAAAKALKAKGVEYPYALPLGPEEAHAEAMIWELSNGGGYADSSGNYSLASAQNIKTWNWVKDELVAPGLTGPVPPSQLNRADAFAAFLRGEVGMLNGYPSLYHQARAKGMGVGTVAMPVSGTLGSGEAPPTVGVADWMMAFKQNGKRTEIGKFLEFVYQDENLSDFAGRYHLLPSTVSASRALAGSEGMDKTDNEFLTALRSAQLYPVNDPSWMAVSDTIKRNIGRAVEPGGDPKRVLEEIAAKAKQAGEQG is encoded by the coding sequence GTGCGACGAAGAATTCTCGGGCAGGCCGCCACCACGGTGGTACTCGGTCTGCTGGTTCCGCTGTCCGGATGCGGCGCCTCCCCGGGCAGTGCGGGCGACGAAGGGACGCTGGTCGTCGTCGCCGCCGAGTACGGGGACACACCGGCCACGAGCTCCGAGGCCTTCTGGTCCAAGGTGACCGATGAGTTCACCGCCGCGAACCCCGGCATCAAGGTCGACGTCACGCTCCTTCCGTGGGCCGACATCGACCGTGAGGTCACCGAAAGGGTGAAGGACGGCAAGGCTCCGGACATCGCCCTCATGGGCTCCTACTCGGACTTCGCCGCCCAGGGCAGGCTCTACTCCGCGGACGAGCTGCTCTCCGTCAGCGCCGAGGCGAACTTCCTCGCACCGCTCGCCGATTCCGGCTCCATCGGAAGCACCCTCTACGGTCTGCCGTTCGTGGCGAGCAGCCGCCTCCTCTTCTACAACGAGGCGCTCTTCGCCAAGGCCGGCGTCAGGGCCCCCAAGACCTGGAGCGAACTCAAGGCCGCCGCGAAAGCCCTCAAGGCCAAGGGCGTGGAGTATCCGTACGCCCTGCCCCTCGGACCGGAGGAGGCCCACGCCGAGGCGATGATCTGGGAGCTCAGCAACGGCGGCGGATACGCCGACAGCAGCGGCAACTACAGCCTCGCCTCCGCCCAGAACATCAAGACGTGGAACTGGGTGAAGGACGAGCTGGTCGCTCCGGGGCTCACCGGACCGGTCCCGCCGTCCCAGCTCAACCGCGCCGACGCCTTCGCCGCCTTCCTGCGGGGCGAGGTCGGCATGCTCAACGGGTACCCCTCGCTGTACCACCAGGCGCGCGCCAAGGGCATGGGCGTCGGGACCGTGGCGATGCCGGTCTCGGGCACCCTCGGATCCGGCGAGGCCCCGCCCACGGTGGGCGTGGCCGACTGGATGATGGCGTTCAAGCAGAACGGCAAGCGGACGGAGATCGGCAAGTTCCTGGAGTTCGTCTACCAGGACGAGAACCTCTCGGACTTCGCAGGCCGCTACCACCTGTTGCCCTCCACGGTCTCCGCCTCACGCGCCCTGGCCGGAAGCGAGGGCATGGACAAGACCGACAACGAGTTCCTGACCGCCCTGCGCAGCGCCCAGCTCTATCCGGTGAACGACCCGTCCTGGATGGCGGTCAGCGACACGATCAAGCGCAACATCGGCCGCGCCGTGGAACCGGGCGGAGACCCGAAGAGAGTGCTCGAAGAGATCGCGGCGAAGGCGAAGCAGGCCGGCGAGCAGGGCTGA
- a CDS encoding TIGR03618 family F420-dependent PPOX class oxidoreductase produces the protein MTEAFDAAVRARLRAPLIWYVGTVFADGAPQVSPMWVDLEGEGELTFNTSVGRVKEENLRRDPRVYLSHADHADPLDRVQIGGEVVRFVEGEEAHRRMDRLAQKYLGSERYEWLMPGERRVSVIVRPTKVRHIVGVERFRPGGPVPAP, from the coding sequence ATGACTGAAGCCTTCGACGCCGCCGTCCGCGCACGACTGCGCGCCCCCCTCATCTGGTACGTCGGAACCGTGTTCGCCGATGGAGCGCCGCAGGTCAGCCCGATGTGGGTGGACCTGGAGGGCGAGGGCGAGCTGACCTTCAACACCTCGGTGGGCCGGGTGAAGGAAGAGAACCTGCGTCGCGACCCCCGCGTCTACCTGTCGCACGCGGACCACGCCGACCCCTTGGACCGGGTGCAGATCGGCGGCGAGGTCGTCCGTTTCGTCGAGGGCGAGGAGGCCCACCGCCGGATGGACCGGCTGGCGCAGAAGTACCTGGGCAGCGAGCGGTACGAGTGGCTCATGCCCGGGGAACGGCGGGTCTCGGTGATCGTGCGCCCCACCAAGGTGCGGCACATCGTCGGCGTGGAGCGGTTCCGGCCGGGCGGCCCCGTGCCCGCCCCCTGA
- a CDS encoding YqjF family protein, protein MPMPVPVTPDAPAPVRDPLLTQQWLDLAFIHWAVEPDDVAGLLPEGTVPDTHGGVTYVGLVAFRMHKVGWFRSPGVPYFGSFPETNVRLYSLDAQGRRGVVFRSMDASRLVPVVLGRVGFRLPYLWSRMSVRGTGDALTYSSSRRWPGPRGTYSRISVKPGERIDEPTELEHFLTARWGMHNAFPGESAYLPNDHPRWPLHRAELITCDQNLLTAAGLTAPTGPPASVLYSPGVPVRLGRPSLPGPRTGRAGRTSPA, encoded by the coding sequence ATGCCGATGCCCGTACCAGTGACTCCCGACGCTCCCGCGCCCGTACGGGACCCGCTCCTCACCCAGCAGTGGCTGGACCTCGCCTTCATCCACTGGGCCGTGGAACCGGACGACGTGGCGGGACTCCTGCCGGAGGGCACCGTCCCGGACACACATGGCGGCGTCACCTACGTCGGGCTCGTCGCCTTCCGCATGCACAAGGTCGGTTGGTTCCGGTCGCCCGGGGTGCCGTACTTCGGTTCGTTCCCCGAGACCAATGTGCGCTTGTACTCACTGGACGCGCAGGGGCGCCGCGGGGTCGTCTTCCGGTCGATGGATGCCTCCCGGCTGGTCCCGGTGGTGCTGGGCCGCGTCGGCTTCCGCCTGCCGTACCTGTGGTCCCGGATGAGCGTGCGCGGTACGGGCGACGCCCTCACGTACTCCAGCTCCCGGCGGTGGCCGGGACCGCGCGGCACGTACAGCCGGATCTCCGTGAAGCCCGGCGAACGCATCGACGAGCCGACCGAGTTGGAGCATTTCCTCACCGCCCGCTGGGGCATGCACAACGCGTTTCCCGGCGAGTCCGCCTACTTGCCCAACGACCACCCGCGCTGGCCCCTGCACCGGGCCGAACTGATCACCTGCGACCAGAACCTGCTCACGGCGGCCGGGCTGACCGCACCGACCGGCCCGCCGGCCAGCGTCCTCTACTCCCCCGGCGTACCCGTCCGCCTCGGCCGCCCGTCCCTCCCCGGCCCGCGCACCGGTCGAGCCGGCAGGACCAGCCCTGCGTGA
- a CDS encoding MarR family winged helix-turn-helix transcriptional regulator — MNAPSSWLDAEQQDLWQDLLTVVIALPAALDRQLQRDAGISNFEYGALARLSMADQVTMRLSELARDCNSTLPRLSKMMDRFEAREWIVRRVDPSDGRYTLATLTDTGRQKVADSAPGHVAQVRRLVFDPLTAVQRRQLGAALSGVAETVRREAAGGPTR; from the coding sequence ATGAACGCACCCTCGTCGTGGCTCGACGCCGAGCAGCAGGACCTCTGGCAGGACCTCCTCACCGTCGTGATCGCGCTGCCCGCCGCCCTGGACCGCCAGTTGCAGCGGGACGCGGGCATCTCGAACTTCGAGTACGGAGCGCTCGCCCGGCTGTCGATGGCGGATCAGGTCACCATGCGGCTCAGTGAGTTGGCCCGGGACTGCAACAGCACTCTCCCGCGGCTGTCCAAAATGATGGACCGCTTCGAGGCGCGGGAGTGGATCGTTCGCCGGGTCGACCCGAGCGACGGCCGCTACACCCTGGCCACGCTGACCGACACCGGTCGGCAGAAGGTCGCCGACAGCGCGCCGGGGCATGTCGCGCAGGTGCGGCGACTCGTGTTCGACCCGCTGACCGCTGTCCAGCGCCGCCAGCTCGGCGCGGCACTGTCCGGCGTCGCCGAGACCGTGCGGCGGGAAGCCGCCGGTGGTCCCACCCGGTGA
- a CDS encoding EthD domain-containing protein: protein MPGGEVPVRRYGQLLPTDDEIPGISTAGYDGVAEVWVDGIADAAGWFTSETYTTTVAADEENFLDRSETRFFFATESPIFG from the coding sequence CTGCCGGGCGGAGAGGTCCCGGTCCGGCGCTACGGCCAGCTCCTGCCCACCGACGACGAGATCCCCGGCATCAGCACAGCCGGCTACGACGGTGTCGCCGAGGTATGGGTCGACGGCATCGCCGACGCCGCCGGCTGGTTCACCTCCGAGACGTACACCACGACGGTCGCCGCGGACGAGGAGAACTTCCTGGACCGCTCCGAGACCCGCTTCTTCTTCGCCACCGAAAGCCCGATCTTCGGATGA
- a CDS encoding serine/threonine-protein kinase — MHNEDSETVTDATLAATTTGAATPAVPGAERLIAGRYRLLSRLGEGGMGTVWRARDETLHREVAVKEVRAPAHLRAGDIARMYSRLEREAWAAARIPDRNVVTVHDVVMEDDRPWIVMELIRGQSLADLLRAEGPLTPRRAAHIGAEVLSALRAAHAAGVEHRDVKPANVLLAEDGRVVLSDFGIAVVEGGTALTMTGEVVGSPEYLPPERALGRPSGPESDLWSLGVMLYAAVEGISPFRQDSALSTLRAVVDEEPPEATRAGPLAPVIAGLLRKEPAERTSAAEAAAALRGIAHEPDATTTAARVLPAGAEPATATAATATAATAATATATAGAATVAAAAPAHPTAAAPAAPPGKRRRTAAFVSAGVAACVLIAGGLVYAFGGNDEDPGAGSGGVRMSVAGANTTYTGSCPTPESLAPAFTATFTASEPTLISYRWVSGDGSVVDPHWRTMSIGDKADPTGHDTVRLTTYAKAGTLTTGMAVELQSPTRTTSNPVPFSITCTG; from the coding sequence ATGCACAACGAGGATTCCGAGACCGTGACGGACGCCACGCTCGCTGCCACCACCACGGGCGCGGCCACCCCGGCCGTACCGGGCGCCGAACGGTTGATCGCCGGCCGCTACCGGCTGCTGTCCCGGCTCGGCGAGGGCGGGATGGGCACCGTGTGGCGGGCCCGCGACGAGACGCTGCACCGTGAGGTCGCCGTGAAGGAGGTCAGGGCCCCGGCCCACCTGCGGGCCGGCGACATCGCGCGGATGTACAGCCGGCTGGAGCGGGAGGCGTGGGCGGCGGCCCGGATACCCGACCGCAATGTGGTGACGGTCCACGACGTTGTCATGGAGGACGACCGGCCCTGGATCGTCATGGAGCTGATCCGAGGGCAGTCGCTGGCCGATCTGCTGCGCGCCGAGGGGCCGCTGACACCGCGCCGGGCCGCGCACATCGGCGCGGAGGTGCTGAGCGCGCTGCGCGCCGCGCACGCCGCCGGGGTGGAGCACCGCGATGTGAAGCCGGCGAACGTGCTGCTCGCCGAGGACGGCCGGGTGGTGCTCAGCGACTTCGGCATCGCGGTGGTCGAGGGCGGTACCGCGCTGACCATGACCGGCGAGGTGGTCGGCTCCCCGGAGTACCTGCCGCCGGAGCGGGCGTTGGGGCGGCCCTCGGGGCCCGAGTCGGACCTGTGGTCCCTCGGCGTGATGCTGTACGCAGCCGTGGAGGGGATCTCGCCGTTCCGGCAGGACTCCGCACTGAGCACCCTGCGGGCCGTCGTGGACGAGGAACCGCCGGAGGCGACCCGGGCCGGCCCGCTCGCCCCGGTCATCGCGGGGCTGCTCCGCAAGGAACCGGCCGAGCGGACCTCCGCCGCCGAAGCCGCCGCGGCTCTGCGGGGCATCGCCCACGAACCGGACGCCACCACGACGGCCGCCCGCGTCCTGCCGGCCGGGGCGGAACCCGCCACGGCTACGGCAGCAACAGCCACGGCAGCCACGGCAGCAACAGCGACAGCCACGGCAGGAGCAGCAACGGTCGCGGCCGCCGCGCCCGCACACCCGACAGCCGCGGCGCCCGCCGCCCCGCCCGGCAAGCGGCGCCGTACCGCTGCCTTCGTCTCGGCAGGCGTGGCCGCCTGCGTACTGATCGCCGGCGGGCTGGTCTACGCCTTCGGCGGCAACGACGAGGATCCCGGCGCCGGTTCGGGCGGCGTACGGATGTCGGTGGCCGGCGCGAACACCACCTACACCGGCAGCTGCCCGACCCCCGAGAGCCTGGCCCCGGCCTTCACCGCGACCTTCACCGCCTCCGAGCCCACCCTGATCTCGTACCGCTGGGTGTCCGGCGACGGCTCGGTGGTGGACCCGCACTGGCGCACGATGTCCATCGGGGACAAGGCCGACCCCACCGGGCACGACACCGTGCGGCTGACGACCTACGCGAAGGCCGGCACCCTGACCACCGGAATGGCCGTGGAACTCCAGAGCCCCACCCGCACCACCTCCAACCCGGTCCCCTTCTCCATCACCTGCACCGGCTGA